From the Natronococcus sp. AD-5 genome, one window contains:
- a CDS encoding transketolase C-terminal domain-containing protein — MLREALSAADQTDADIEVIDLRVLSPLDVETILDSVKKTGRCVIFHEARRTLGLGAELSALINEYALDRLLAPVRRATGYDVHFPGHQLEEAYLPDAERARYAIEAVMDYAF, encoded by the coding sequence ATGCTCCGTGAAGCACTCTCGGCGGCCGACCAGACTGACGCTGACATCGAGGTGATCGACCTTCGGGTGCTTTCGCCCTTGGACGTCGAGACGATCCTGGATTCCGTGAAGAAGACGGGCCGATGTGTCATTTTCCACGAGGCACGACGTACCCTGGGGTTGGGAGCGGAGCTCTCAGCGCTGATCAACGAGTACGCGCTCGACCGGCTACTCGCGCCGGTCAGGCGAGCCACAGGGTACGATGTGCACTTCCCCGGTCACCAGCTCGAGGAGGCGTATCTGCCGGATGCCGAGCGTGCACGCTATGCCATCGAGGCGGTGATGGACTATGCGTTCTGA
- a CDS encoding dihydrolipoamide acetyltransferase family protein, whose product MIRLEFTLPDPGEGITEAEILEWHVKDGQQVTEDDPLADIETDKAVVEIPIPADGTVEELIADVGDVVVVGETIAVFETDEPTEQRRTEGRAKEIEEEPAATVESETVVSEEEAAAELEEPSAEAEAPADRVFAPPSTRRFAREQGIDISEVEGSGPNGRVLRSDIEAHLAGAARPERVEVPEPAPLDVDEEQSTRRPLRGLRKRVAENMIQSAKIIPHVTSGFEADATELVTLKNRLDETHDVRITYTPILLKAVVPALKEFPIVNASVDDATDEIVEKQYYDIGFATHTEEGLLVPVIRDVDRKSLVEVAEEMNELAEQARDRSIDAADLQGGTFTVTNVGTHGEHRTFGTPIVNYPQAAIMGVGRIREKPVATSGEVAVRSRIDLTLSYDHRIIDGVTANEFMEAVIETVEDTDVLLSRI is encoded by the coding sequence ATGATCCGCCTCGAATTCACTCTTCCCGACCCTGGCGAAGGAATCACCGAGGCCGAGATCCTCGAGTGGCACGTCAAGGACGGTCAGCAGGTCACCGAGGACGATCCATTGGCCGACATCGAGACCGACAAGGCCGTCGTCGAAATCCCGATCCCTGCGGATGGCACCGTCGAGGAACTGATCGCCGACGTCGGAGACGTGGTCGTCGTCGGCGAGACCATCGCCGTCTTCGAAACCGACGAGCCGACTGAGCAGCGGCGCACCGAAGGCCGCGCCAAAGAGATCGAAGAAGAACCGGCTGCGACCGTGGAGTCGGAGACCGTCGTCTCGGAAGAAGAGGCGGCCGCCGAACTGGAGGAGCCGAGCGCAGAGGCCGAGGCGCCGGCAGACCGCGTGTTCGCTCCGCCGAGCACTCGCCGTTTCGCTCGTGAGCAAGGCATCGATATCTCGGAAGTCGAGGGGAGTGGCCCGAATGGGCGGGTTCTCCGGTCGGATATCGAAGCGCACCTGGCGGGCGCGGCTCGTCCGGAACGAGTCGAGGTGCCCGAACCTGCGCCGCTGGATGTCGACGAAGAGCAGTCGACTCGCCGGCCGCTTCGGGGCCTGCGTAAGCGCGTAGCCGAGAACATGATCCAATCGGCGAAAATCATCCCGCACGTTACCTCCGGATTCGAAGCAGACGCGACCGAACTCGTTACCCTCAAGAACCGGCTCGACGAGACGCACGACGTCCGGATCACGTACACGCCGATCCTCCTGAAGGCGGTCGTCCCGGCACTGAAGGAATTCCCCATCGTCAACGCCAGCGTCGACGACGCTACCGATGAGATCGTCGAGAAGCAGTACTACGACATCGGCTTCGCAACTCACACGGAAGAGGGACTGCTTGTACCCGTCATCAGGGACGTCGACCGAAAGTCTCTGGTCGAGGTCGCTGAAGAGATGAACGAGCTGGCCGAGCAAGCACGCGATCGGTCGATCGACGCGGCGGACCTCCAGGGCGGGACTTTCACCGTAACCAATGTTGGCACCCACGGCGAGCACCGCACCTTCGGGACACCGATCGTCAACTACCCGCAGGCGGCAATCATGGGCGTCGGTCGGATCCGGGAGAAGCCCGTTGCAACCAGCGGTGAGGTAGCGGTCCGTTCCCGTATCGATCTGACGTTGTCGTACGATCACCGCATTATCGACGGTGTGACTGCCAACGAATTCATGGAGGCCGTCATCGAAACTGTCGAGGATACCGACGTGTTACTCTCGCGAATCTAA
- a CDS encoding NADH dehydrogenase subunit has translation MAVTQDKLEGIELPEFAVTLQNAGVAGAGGAGFPAYAKWKHLDRVHSLLVNHQESEPNYYIDKWLGREHAEMFATLFDALLDRAFDRIVIGAKAKDREEWMLDLERETGGVVYTSDELPIDEDASGIIFAYTEDRYEYGMENVLLRLVADEVIGTDLPVDHGWIVQNTETMYNVYRALENGEPTISKYIHVDGAVPAHRFLKVPVGTPAADLLAAAGRESDLNDEVLLDGGPGWCFEAHTSPAEFGVRKRTNCVLVMDVDIVDANRLGGDRISVLDPHDWSDENHEIEPTATLSPDRVLVPRITNPAFEGVVTPSEPIVEPGATVRAGEMIARPGDGISIAQHASIDGEVTAVTDQHIVIKRRNDPGARGNKIE, from the coding sequence ATGGCCGTAACCCAGGACAAATTAGAGGGAATCGAACTGCCCGAATTCGCGGTAACACTTCAGAACGCGGGGGTCGCCGGTGCCGGGGGTGCGGGCTTTCCGGCGTACGCAAAGTGGAAACACCTCGATCGCGTTCATTCGTTATTGGTGAACCATCAAGAGAGCGAACCGAACTACTACATCGACAAGTGGCTGGGCCGCGAACACGCCGAGATGTTCGCGACGCTGTTCGACGCACTGCTCGACAGAGCGTTCGACCGGATCGTCATCGGCGCGAAAGCAAAAGATCGCGAGGAGTGGATGCTCGATCTCGAGCGCGAGACGGGCGGAGTGGTGTACACGAGTGACGAACTCCCGATCGACGAGGACGCGTCAGGAATCATTTTCGCGTATACAGAGGATCGGTACGAGTACGGAATGGAAAACGTCCTACTTCGCCTCGTTGCCGACGAGGTTATCGGAACTGACCTCCCGGTGGACCACGGATGGATCGTTCAGAACACCGAGACGATGTACAACGTCTATAGGGCGCTCGAGAACGGCGAGCCGACGATCTCCAAGTACATTCATGTCGATGGAGCGGTTCCGGCACACCGATTTCTCAAGGTTCCAGTTGGAACGCCGGCCGCCGACTTGCTCGCAGCGGCCGGCCGCGAGTCCGATTTGAACGACGAGGTGCTGCTCGACGGCGGTCCTGGCTGGTGCTTCGAAGCTCACACGTCTCCTGCGGAGTTCGGCGTTCGCAAGCGGACGAACTGCGTACTGGTAATGGATGTTGACATCGTCGATGCTAATCGACTCGGCGGAGATCGGATCAGCGTGCTCGATCCGCACGACTGGAGCGACGAAAACCACGAGATCGAACCAACTGCGACGCTGTCCCCTGACCGCGTGCTCGTTCCCCGTATCACTAACCCAGCATTTGAGGGGGTGGTAACGCCAAGCGAACCGATCGTCGAACCCGGAGCGACCGTACGCGCCGGCGAGATGATCGCTCGCCCTGGCGACGGCATCAGCATCGCCCAGCACGCCTCAATTGACGGCGAAGTGACGGCCGTAACTGACCAGCATATCGTCATCAAGCGGCGCAACGATCCTGGCGCACGCGGGAACAAGATTGAGTGA
- a CDS encoding Lrp/AsnC family transcriptional regulator — MVHGFTMVKSAVGKFEAFVTGIQDFEPVEDAYIVAGNYDIIVEIEADEVYDVLRLVSSDIQGIKGVTDTKTYIALD, encoded by the coding sequence ATGGTTCATGGGTTCACCATGGTAAAATCTGCGGTTGGGAAATTCGAAGCCTTCGTAACGGGTATCCAGGATTTCGAACCGGTCGAGGATGCATACATTGTTGCTGGGAATTACGATATTATTGTGGAAATTGAAGCTGACGAAGTTTACGATGTACTGAGATTAGTCTCTTCAGATATCCAGGGGATCAAGGGGGTCACCGACACGAAAACGTACATCGCGTTGGACTGA
- a CDS encoding ferredoxin produces MYIEFDRYACIGAFQCVSEWEAFQENRTDGKADLNDADEVAENVFARPVPSDAETNARWAARVCPVDAITVYADDGTQLVP; encoded by the coding sequence ATGTACATCGAATTTGATCGGTATGCCTGCATCGGAGCGTTTCAATGTGTCTCGGAGTGGGAGGCGTTTCAAGAGAATCGGACGGACGGCAAAGCCGATCTGAATGACGCTGACGAAGTCGCGGAGAATGTCTTCGCACGTCCCGTTCCTAGCGACGCCGAGACCAATGCCAGATGGGCGGCACGTGTCTGTCCCGTCGACGCGATTACGGTTTATGCTGATGACGGGACCCAACTTGTTCCGTAG
- the larB gene encoding nickel pincer cofactor biosynthesis protein LarB, with product MANSGDLLDILERVATGTLAPKEARQQLRKCGEPGESAQFDGAQATRTRVPPFIDAEQKTIAEVVALGLELVSETGQVIIKCPNEEARAELEETVADTQWYDRSQTLILQDSEFELSATEGCVAVTSAGTSDIPVAESAVVVAEAMGCEVETWYDIGVSNINRVLSVVEELRKCDVVVVAAGREGALATVIAGLVDIPVIGLPVDTGSGMGGDGEAALLGMLQSCTCLTTVNVNAGYIAGAQASLIAR from the coding sequence ATGGCAAATTCTGGTGACCTGCTCGACATTCTTGAACGTGTTGCCACTGGCACTCTCGCACCCAAAGAGGCACGCCAGCAACTCCGCAAATGTGGTGAACCCGGTGAGTCCGCTCAGTTCGACGGAGCGCAGGCTACACGGACGCGTGTTCCTCCTTTTATCGACGCCGAACAAAAGACAATTGCAGAGGTTGTGGCGCTCGGTCTTGAACTCGTCTCGGAAACTGGCCAGGTTATTATTAAATGTCCTAATGAGGAAGCACGCGCCGAACTGGAGGAGACTGTCGCTGACACGCAGTGGTACGACCGTTCACAAACGCTTATCTTGCAAGACTCCGAATTCGAGTTATCCGCCACAGAGGGGTGTGTCGCAGTCACTAGCGCCGGTACATCGGACATACCAGTGGCTGAGAGTGCCGTCGTAGTCGCCGAGGCGATGGGGTGTGAGGTTGAAACATGGTATGACATTGGTGTATCGAATATCAACCGCGTCCTCTCGGTGGTCGAGGAGCTCCGGAAATGTGACGTCGTCGTAGTCGCCGCAGGCCGAGAGGGCGCGCTGGCCACAGTTATTGCCGGCCTAGTCGATATTCCCGTGATTGGTCTCCCTGTCGATACTGGGTCAGGTATGGGCGGTGATGGCGAGGCCGCACTGCTGGGGATGCTTCAGTCGTGTACATGCTTGACGACGGTGAATGTCAACGCCGGTTATATCGCCGGCGCACAGGCAAGCCTCATTGCCCGGTGA
- a CDS encoding thiolase family protein translates to MLDLLAEAGVECLEDAGADAMDIEHLYVSNMASGEFEGMTGVMNALAHDLGAMTAYTQRVDQTSSSGGADIYAAWQSIASGASEITLLVGGEKTTHQSTADTTDVIASIAHPVEYKTGVTLPSFAGLTARHYLERFDAPRESLAKVGVKKHKNGVDNPNAQFQKKVNLETVLESPIVADPLRLYDLCPITDGSAALLFCPESVAQEYTDEYAVIAGVNGATDTHVVHEREDPTVMGGVVESGKGAYEMSGYGPEDIDVAELHNMFTILEFLQMKGLGFAKQGEAWELVEEGYMERDGELPINTSGGLKSKGHPLGASGVAQGVEIYEHLVGEAGPRQVESDVGLCCNVGGFGNCVITTIMEAAR, encoded by the coding sequence ATCCTGGACCTCCTCGCGGAAGCAGGGGTTGAGTGTCTCGAGGATGCGGGTGCCGACGCGATGGACATCGAGCACCTGTATGTCTCGAACATGGCCAGTGGCGAGTTCGAAGGAATGACGGGGGTCATGAACGCACTGGCACATGATCTTGGAGCGATGACGGCCTACACGCAGCGAGTTGACCAGACGAGTTCCAGTGGCGGCGCGGACATCTACGCCGCTTGGCAGTCGATCGCTAGCGGCGCCAGCGAGATAACGCTGCTGGTTGGCGGTGAAAAGACGACCCACCAGTCGACCGCTGACACAACCGATGTCATCGCCTCGATCGCTCACCCCGTTGAGTACAAGACCGGCGTTACACTCCCTTCTTTCGCCGGACTGACCGCTCGGCACTACCTCGAGCGCTTCGACGCGCCCCGCGAGAGCCTCGCGAAGGTTGGCGTCAAGAAACACAAGAACGGCGTCGACAATCCAAACGCCCAGTTCCAAAAGAAGGTCAACCTCGAGACGGTGCTCGAGTCGCCGATTGTGGCGGATCCGCTGCGACTGTACGACCTCTGCCCGATCACCGACGGCTCGGCGGCGCTGCTGTTCTGTCCGGAGTCAGTCGCCCAGGAGTATACCGACGAGTACGCTGTGATCGCCGGCGTTAATGGCGCGACAGATACGCATGTCGTCCACGAGCGCGAGGATCCAACCGTCATGGGTGGCGTCGTCGAGAGCGGGAAGGGTGCCTATGAGATGAGCGGCTATGGCCCTGAAGACATTGACGTCGCCGAACTCCACAACATGTTCACTATCCTCGAGTTTCTTCAGATGAAAGGGCTGGGCTTTGCCAAACAGGGCGAGGCCTGGGAACTCGTCGAGGAGGGCTACATGGAACGCGATGGCGAGCTGCCAATCAATACCTCCGGCGGACTCAAGTCGAAAGGACATCCGCTCGGCGCCAGTGGCGTCGCACAGGGTGTCGAGATATACGAGCACCTCGTTGGCGAGGCCGGCCCGAGACAGGTCGAGTCTGACGTTGGCCTCTGTTGTAATGTCGGCGGGTTCGGAAACTGTGTTATCACGACCATCATGGAGGCGGCACGATGA
- a CDS encoding nucleic acid-binding protein, producing MTMEATRYADGTISYPGHPRSQDGAELVETIDLSEYTAEVLTWTTSTATPPGIREPNHLAFVEFDVDGELVRAIGQLTTGDLETGDEVRPVPVKELREPGAGIREPESQDWGGYRFEPV from the coding sequence ATGACAATGGAAGCGACCCGCTACGCGGACGGCACGATCAGCTACCCTGGCCATCCACGCAGTCAGGATGGTGCGGAGCTGGTCGAAACAATCGATCTGAGCGAATACACCGCGGAGGTCCTGACGTGGACAACCAGTACGGCGACACCGCCGGGCATCCGCGAGCCAAACCACCTCGCGTTCGTCGAGTTCGACGTCGACGGTGAACTCGTCCGAGCGATCGGCCAACTGACGACCGGCGATCTCGAGACGGGTGACGAAGTCCGGCCAGTTCCTGTTAAAGAACTCCGCGAACCCGGCGCTGGTATCAGAGAACCCGAGAGTCAGGACTGGGGCGGCTACCGGTTTGAACCAGTGTAA
- a CDS encoding HalOD1 output domain-containing protein, with product MTPNVSYTSNENNSHAPAASSERYVTSYDRNGTAKLSTVLVHALADLMDVDIREVEKALYESIDPESLDHLFQRTPNGTARPGGHLTFTVKDYLVMISDDGRIEITSREYLSRE from the coding sequence ATGACCCCTAACGTCTCATATACCTCAAATGAGAATAACTCGCACGCGCCGGCTGCCAGTTCCGAGCGGTACGTCACGTCTTATGACCGCAACGGGACTGCAAAGCTCAGCACGGTTCTCGTGCATGCACTCGCTGACCTCATGGACGTAGACATCCGTGAAGTAGAGAAGGCGCTCTACGAGAGTATCGATCCAGAGTCGCTGGACCACCTCTTCCAACGGACTCCCAATGGTACAGCCCGACCCGGCGGTCACCTCACCTTTACCGTGAAGGACTACCTAGTCATGATCAGTGATGACGGACGTATTGAGATCACATCTCGTGAATATCTCTCTCGTGAGTAG